One window of Caldivirga sp. genomic DNA carries:
- a CDS encoding VWA containing CoxE family protein — MGQSSEEDYGILLNVDYDEELTRYRLREVFLLAKRHMIPNLDKLRNYILADSFYIHYRQPILRSGSDSNNYRALWRMIVSNYINSEQYAEVSRLTKLNGRLSRIMAVKLLRIYVNMLNRIERNERLANALRDASNKSSQSSKESRNMLDREIRSLISFYMGNMKKVNDTINKARSILGPAIGHEVAELILDTDIDPYRARLVNMLNSLLKLVTESSRMYDEGILNEMLDKGVMTGIKRMDKVNEVKDLTPTNRALAKFAKPIYAYKLATGSLTVKERKMMRKPKIYLVIDKSGSMFYTVMNNIFEYSSVSKITWAAALAIVMVMKGHEVVARFFDQQIYQLMTNKKDIIKTLLSLVPLGGTNITSAIRVAYDDVRRNPALRNYKLVLITDGEDDELDLALIKQGLSSFSDYRIILIGNEHSALEMLGPRVTKIYNLNARSLISVLRKI, encoded by the coding sequence ATGGGTCAGAGCAGTGAGGAGGATTACGGTATACTGCTTAACGTTGATTACGATGAGGAGTTAACCCGGTATAGGCTTAGGGAGGTTTTCCTGCTGGCTAAACGCCACATGATACCGAACCTGGATAAATTAAGGAACTACATACTGGCTGACTCATTCTACATACACTACAGGCAGCCAATACTTAGGAGTGGTAGTGATAGTAATAATTATAGGGCATTATGGAGAATGATCGTTAGCAACTATATTAATAGTGAACAATACGCTGAGGTCTCTAGGTTAACTAAATTAAATGGTAGGTTATCCAGGATAATGGCGGTTAAGTTACTTAGAATATACGTTAACATGCTTAATAGGATTGAACGCAATGAGAGACTTGCGAATGCCTTGAGGGATGCATCTAATAAGTCATCACAATCATCTAAGGAGAGCAGGAACATGCTTGATAGGGAGATTAGATCATTGATTTCATTCTACATGGGTAACATGAAGAAGGTTAATGACACTATTAATAAGGCTCGTTCAATTCTAGGACCCGCAATAGGTCATGAGGTTGCTGAACTCATACTGGACACCGACATAGACCCATATAGGGCTAGGTTAGTTAACATGCTTAACTCACTGCTTAAGCTCGTAACCGAGTCAAGCCGCATGTATGATGAGGGTATACTTAATGAAATGCTTGATAAGGGTGTCATGACCGGTATTAAGAGGATGGATAAGGTTAATGAGGTTAAGGACCTAACCCCAACCAATAGGGCCCTGGCTAAGTTCGCTAAGCCAATATACGCCTATAAGTTGGCTACTGGAAGCTTAACGGTTAAGGAAAGGAAAATGATGAGGAAGCCTAAGATATATTTAGTTATAGATAAGAGTGGAAGCATGTTCTACACAGTTATGAATAACATATTCGAGTACAGTAGTGTAAGTAAGATAACTTGGGCGGCCGCATTAGCCATAGTAATGGTTATGAAGGGGCATGAGGTTGTGGCAAGGTTCTTCGACCAGCAGATATACCAATTAATGACGAATAAGAAGGATATAATAAAGACTCTCCTATCCCTAGTCCCACTCGGTGGGACTAACATAACATCAGCCATTAGGGTAGCATACGATGATGTACGTAGAAACCCAGCATTAAGGAATTATAAACTAGTGCTAATAACGGATGGGGAGGATGATGAACTTGACTTAGCGTTGATTAAACAGGGCTTATCAAGCTTCAGTGACTATAGGATAATACTCATAGGGAATGAACACTCAGCCCTAGAGATGCTTGGACCCAGGGTAACCAAGATATATAACCTTAACGCAAGATCACTAATAAGTGTACTGAGGAAGATATGA